One genomic window of Candidatus Pseudobacter hemicellulosilyticus includes the following:
- the fmt gene encoding methionyl-tRNA formyltransferase: protein MIPSSLRIVFMGTPEFAVASLDALLQAGANIVGVVTAPDKPAGRGMKLTESAVKKFAVEKGLTVLQPEKLKAPEFLDALRALNADLQIVVAFRMLPELVWNMPRLGTVNLHGSLLPQYRGAAPINWAVINGDAETGVTTFQLQHEIDTGNILLRESFPIGENDTAGEVHDKMKMIGAAVLVRTVEGLAAGTLTAVPQLSVADTGLRHAPKLFTETGHIDWNQSTAAIHNLIRGLSPFPGAYTTLEGKTLKIYRSQKEIAGSIPQQPGELITDQKSYLKFSTADGYIQVLELQLEGKKRMTAGDFLRGYRWS, encoded by the coding sequence ATGATCCCTTCTTCTCTCCGCATCGTATTCATGGGCACGCCTGAGTTTGCTGTAGCCTCCCTGGACGCCTTGTTACAGGCCGGCGCCAATATTGTGGGTGTGGTCACCGCACCAGATAAACCGGCAGGCAGGGGCATGAAGCTCACTGAAAGCGCTGTTAAGAAATTTGCGGTAGAAAAGGGATTGACTGTATTGCAGCCGGAAAAACTGAAAGCCCCGGAATTCCTGGATGCCCTGCGCGCACTCAACGCCGACCTGCAGATAGTAGTAGCATTCCGTATGCTGCCGGAACTGGTCTGGAATATGCCGCGCCTGGGCACTGTCAACCTGCACGGCTCCCTTCTCCCCCAATACCGTGGCGCCGCCCCTATCAACTGGGCGGTGATCAATGGCGATGCGGAGACCGGTGTCACCACTTTCCAGCTGCAGCATGAAATTGATACCGGCAATATCCTGCTGCGCGAAAGTTTTCCCATTGGCGAAAACGATACCGCCGGTGAAGTGCATGATAAAATGAAAATGATCGGTGCGGCCGTACTGGTCAGAACGGTGGAAGGACTGGCAGCTGGCACCCTGACCGCTGTTCCCCAGCTATCCGTGGCTGATACCGGACTGCGGCATGCGCCCAAGCTGTTTACGGAGACCGGCCATATAGACTGGAACCAGTCAACCGCCGCCATCCACAACCTGATCCGCGGCCTCTCCCCTTTTCCGGGCGCCTATACCACACTGGAGGGAAAGACCCTTAAGATCTATCGTAGCCAGAAAGAAATTGCCGGCAGCATCCCGCAACAACCGGGAGAACTGATCACAGATCAGAAGTCCTATCTCAAATTCAGTACAGCGGATGGGTATATCCAGGTGCTGGAACTGCAGCTGGAAGGCAAAAAACGGATGACTGCAGGTGATTTCCTGCGGGGATACCGCTGGTCCTGA
- a CDS encoding DUF1343 domain-containing protein — protein MRYLTCLIISILFLYPIKAQVTDSGPVKAAAEWPERYMPLLKGKKVAIFANHTSLVGNKNLVDTLHSQGVDIRRIFGPEHGFRGTADAGAKVANEKDPATGIPIVSLYGKKRRPSAEDLRDVDILIFDVQDVGTRFYTYISSLEECMNACIEQKKTLMVLDRPNPNGYYVDGPVLDTAFRSFIGMQPIPVVHGMTMAEYAQYLLCEERTKPADPYKLVQVGLQPNPREKSLPAAHFKLTVITIPYYDHQFQYAVPVGPSPNMPDMSAILRYPSTCFFEGTALSEGRGTDKPFQLIGHPDLPKTMVSFTPRSKPGAMDPKLKDKRCYGWDLSGNWRQLYKSINRQLQLTWLLEAYRLFPDKDSFFINKGVTFNRLAGGATLREQIKAGLTEEEIRLSWQPALEAFKQIRKKYLLYPDFE, from the coding sequence ATGCGATACCTTACCTGTCTGATCATCAGCATCCTGTTCCTGTACCCGATAAAGGCCCAGGTAACGGACAGCGGACCTGTTAAAGCTGCAGCAGAATGGCCTGAACGCTATATGCCCCTGCTGAAGGGGAAAAAAGTAGCCATTTTTGCCAATCATACCAGCCTGGTGGGCAACAAAAATCTCGTTGACACCCTGCATAGCCAGGGCGTGGATATCCGCAGGATATTTGGGCCGGAACACGGTTTCCGCGGCACCGCTGACGCCGGCGCCAAAGTGGCCAATGAAAAAGATCCGGCCACAGGCATCCCTATCGTTTCACTCTATGGTAAAAAAAGAAGGCCCTCCGCGGAAGACCTGCGCGATGTGGATATCCTGATCTTTGATGTGCAGGATGTGGGTACCCGCTTTTATACTTATATCTCTTCCCTGGAAGAATGTATGAACGCCTGCATTGAGCAGAAAAAAACATTGATGGTGCTGGACCGGCCCAACCCCAATGGTTACTATGTGGATGGCCCCGTGCTGGACACCGCCTTCCGGTCCTTTATCGGCATGCAGCCCATTCCCGTAGTACATGGTATGACCATGGCCGAGTATGCGCAATACCTGCTCTGCGAAGAAAGGACAAAACCAGCAGACCCATATAAGCTGGTGCAGGTTGGCCTGCAGCCCAATCCCCGCGAGAAGAGCTTACCGGCAGCGCATTTCAAGCTGACAGTGATCACTATACCCTACTATGATCACCAGTTCCAGTATGCGGTACCGGTAGGCCCCAGCCCCAATATGCCGGATATGTCCGCCATCCTCCGTTACCCCAGCACCTGCTTTTTTGAAGGCACGGCGCTGAGCGAAGGCCGTGGGACCGACAAACCCTTTCAACTGATCGGTCACCCTGATCTCCCAAAAACCATGGTGAGTTTTACACCACGCAGCAAGCCCGGCGCTATGGACCCCAAGTTGAAGGATAAACGCTGTTATGGCTGGGACCTCAGTGGCAACTGGCGCCAGCTATACAAAAGCATCAACAGACAGCTCCAGCTGACCTGGCTGCTGGAAGCCTATCGCTTATTCCCCGATAAAGACAGTTTCTTCATCAACAAAGGCGTTACTTTTAACCGGCTGGCGGGCGGCGCCACCCTCCGGGAACAGATCAAAGCCGGCCTCACGGAAGAAGAGATCCGCCTGAGCTGGCAGCCGGCGCTGGAAGCGTTTAAACAGATCCGGAAGAAATATTTGCTGTACCCGGATTTTGAGTAA